From Curtobacterium sp. SGAir0471, the proteins below share one genomic window:
- a CDS encoding DUF5719 family protein translates to MSTEHRSVRRWVVRGTATAVAVVVAAGAVTAAHAIGTESAPVRPAGRLVTPVPADAERVCAGSALRLSDDSGNDATTASTVGSSQVATGTTGSTVDRSTLEPSTTGGSDPQLLTAPAGDRTPQVAGSTSQSVSSGDLVGFGAASCDDPGQSTWLVGGSTETGRTSLVTLSNPTDVNATVDLDVYDASGTVQAPGTTGIVVAPNTQKVVPLSGFVSDQGSTVVHVTSSGGQIVAHMQESIVRTLTPGGYDVVSGGAAPSRTQVIPAVVLRGAEEAQRGDDTEDAAPVLRLFVPGDRAARVTVGITTADGGGSTVNATAEPGVVTDVALDDFPDGRYSFTVTSTEPLVAGARTTKPTDDGRTDLGWFASAEPLGDRVVTAVAPGGGARMNLVNPTRSDATVTITSGDREQEVDVASGSTATVQVPVSTQLVLTGAEGLVAGVSYDADDGIGGFPVRPATEVSTPLRVYP, encoded by the coding sequence ATGAGCACCGAGCACCGGTCCGTCCGACGGTGGGTCGTCCGCGGCACCGCCACCGCGGTCGCCGTGGTCGTGGCCGCCGGCGCCGTGACCGCCGCACACGCCATCGGCACCGAGAGCGCCCCCGTGCGCCCGGCCGGTCGGCTCGTGACGCCCGTCCCCGCCGACGCCGAGCGCGTGTGCGCCGGCAGCGCGCTGCGGTTGTCCGACGACTCGGGCAACGACGCGACGACGGCGAGCACCGTCGGGTCGTCGCAGGTCGCCACGGGCACCACCGGCAGCACGGTCGACCGCTCGACGCTCGAACCGTCCACCACCGGGGGCAGCGACCCGCAGCTCCTCACCGCACCTGCGGGCGACCGCACGCCGCAGGTCGCCGGCAGCACGTCGCAGAGCGTGTCCTCGGGTGACCTGGTCGGCTTCGGCGCGGCGTCGTGCGACGACCCCGGCCAGTCGACCTGGCTGGTCGGCGGGTCGACCGAGACCGGGCGGACCAGCCTGGTCACGCTGTCGAACCCGACCGACGTCAACGCCACGGTGGACCTCGACGTGTACGACGCCTCCGGGACCGTCCAGGCCCCCGGGACGACCGGCATCGTGGTCGCACCGAACACGCAGAAGGTCGTGCCGCTGTCCGGCTTCGTCTCCGACCAGGGCTCGACGGTGGTGCACGTGACCTCGTCCGGCGGGCAGATCGTCGCGCACATGCAGGAGAGCATCGTGCGGACGCTGACCCCGGGCGGCTACGACGTCGTGTCCGGCGGTGCGGCACCCTCGCGCACGCAGGTGATCCCCGCGGTCGTGCTGCGCGGTGCCGAGGAGGCGCAGCGCGGTGACGACACCGAGGACGCCGCCCCGGTGCTCCGTCTGTTCGTCCCCGGTGACCGGGCCGCGCGGGTGACCGTCGGGATCACGACGGCGGACGGTGGCGGGTCGACCGTCAACGCGACCGCCGAGCCGGGGGTCGTCACCGACGTCGCCCTCGACGACTTCCCGGACGGGCGGTACTCGTTCACGGTGACGTCGACCGAGCCGCTCGTCGCCGGCGCCCGCACCACGAAGCCGACCGACGACGGCCGCACGGACCTCGGCTGGTTCGCGTCGGCGGAGCCGCTCGGCGACCGTGTCGTCACGGCGGTCGCGCCGGGAGGCGGTGCGCGGATGAACCTGGTCAACCCGACCCGCTCGGACGCGACCGTCACGATCACGTCCGGGGACCGTGAGCAGGAGGTCGACGTGGCGTCCGGCAGCACGGCGACCGTGCAGGTGCCGGTGTCGACGCAGCTCGTGCTGACGGGTGCCGAGGGGCTCGTGGCGGGCGTCAGCTACGACGCGGACGACGGCATCGGCGGGTTCCCCGTCCGGCCGGCGACCGAGGTGTCGACGCCGCTGCGCGTTTACCCCTGA